A single Streptomyces mirabilis DNA region contains:
- a CDS encoding low molecular weight phosphatase family protein, which translates to MTSSPPPVLPDQRLAAGAARLAVRYRGRFSTETVQRLVADSYAQLAEHAHVRTHLVVLAERFTAERLDALAHVEGGPGVGLPRVLFVCSHNAGRSQMAAALLAHRAQGQAVVSSAGTHPATAVEPVVAQAITEAGAHIANAFPKPLTDEVVQAADIVITMGCGDACPVVPGRRYLDWPVADPEGAPIGVVRIIRDEIDAHITELLDSLPSR; encoded by the coding sequence ATGACTTCGTCCCCACCTCCCGTCCTCCCCGATCAACGCCTCGCGGCCGGAGCCGCCCGGCTCGCCGTCCGCTACCGGGGCCGTTTCTCGACCGAGACCGTGCAGCGCCTCGTCGCCGACTCGTACGCCCAACTCGCCGAGCACGCCCACGTACGCACCCACCTGGTCGTCCTGGCGGAACGCTTCACGGCCGAGCGGCTGGACGCGCTCGCCCACGTCGAGGGAGGACCCGGCGTCGGGCTGCCGCGGGTGCTGTTCGTCTGCAGCCACAACGCGGGACGCTCGCAGATGGCCGCCGCGCTCCTGGCCCACCGGGCACAAGGTCAGGCGGTCGTCTCCTCCGCGGGCACGCACCCGGCCACCGCCGTGGAACCCGTGGTCGCGCAGGCCATCACCGAGGCCGGCGCGCACATCGCGAACGCCTTCCCCAAGCCGCTGACCGACGAGGTGGTGCAGGCCGCCGACATCGTCATCACCATGGGCTGCGGCGACGCCTGTCCGGTGGTGCCCGGCCGCCGCTACCTGGACTGGCCCGTCGCCGACCCCGAGGGCGCACCGATCGGCGTCGTGCGCATCATCCGCGACGAGATCGACGCCCACATCACCGAACTGCTCGATTCCCTGCCGAGCCGCTGA
- a CDS encoding ArsR/SmtB family transcription factor has protein sequence MMTSVDTDLIRVLADPLRLQIVTLLAQETLCSTHLIEETGVKQTNLSNHLKVLREAGVVETEPCGRFTYYRLKPDVIASLAGQFADLAETARVTAENNVKRSCP, from the coding sequence ATGATGACATCAGTCGACACTGATCTGATCCGGGTTCTGGCCGACCCGCTCCGGCTCCAGATCGTCACCCTGCTCGCCCAGGAGACGCTCTGCAGCACGCACCTGATCGAGGAGACGGGCGTCAAGCAGACCAACCTCTCCAACCATCTGAAGGTGCTGCGCGAAGCCGGGGTCGTGGAGACCGAGCCGTGCGGCCGGTTCACCTACTACCGGCTCAAGCCCGACGTCATCGCATCCCTCGCCGGCCAGTTCGCCGACCTCGCGGAGACCGCGCGTGTCACTGCCGAGAACAACGTCAAGCGGTCCTGCCCCTGA
- a CDS encoding aquaporin, whose protein sequence is MTATHESATGSAIPAGEPQPAPGATPPRTPLVAKAAAELVGTAALVAVVVGSGIQATELTHDVGLQLLANSLATVFGLGVLIALLGPVSGAHFNPAVTLAEWWTARRGGAGVTLREAAVYVPAQITGAIAGAVLADAMFGEQLVKWSTHDRSAGHLLLGEVVATAGLILLIFGLARTDRLRFAPVAVASYIGAAYWFTSSTSFANPAVTIGRAFTDTFAGIAPGSVAGFIGMQLVGAVVGLALVALIFMPGRAPAQ, encoded by the coding sequence TTGACCGCCACCCATGAGTCCGCCACGGGGTCCGCCATTCCCGCTGGCGAGCCGCAGCCCGCCCCGGGGGCCACCCCGCCCCGTACCCCGCTGGTCGCCAAGGCCGCCGCCGAACTGGTCGGCACGGCGGCCCTGGTGGCGGTCGTGGTCGGCTCCGGCATCCAGGCCACCGAGCTGACCCACGACGTCGGCCTCCAGTTGCTGGCCAACTCGCTGGCCACCGTCTTCGGGCTCGGCGTTCTGATCGCCCTGCTCGGCCCGGTCTCCGGCGCGCACTTCAACCCCGCCGTCACGCTCGCCGAGTGGTGGACGGCACGGCGCGGAGGTGCCGGGGTCACCCTTCGGGAAGCGGCCGTGTACGTCCCCGCGCAGATCACCGGCGCGATCGCGGGCGCCGTCCTGGCCGACGCGATGTTCGGCGAGCAGCTGGTGAAGTGGTCCACGCACGACCGCTCGGCAGGACACTTGTTGCTCGGTGAGGTCGTCGCCACTGCCGGACTGATCTTGCTGATCTTCGGCCTGGCCCGCACCGACCGGCTGCGCTTCGCCCCCGTGGCCGTCGCCTCGTACATCGGCGCCGCCTACTGGTTCACCTCCTCCACGTCCTTCGCCAACCCGGCGGTGACCATCGGCCGAGCCTTCACCGACACCTTCGCGGGCATCGCGCCGGGCTCGGTCGCGGGCTTCATCGGCATGCAACTCGTCGGCGCGGTGGTCGGACTGGCGCTGGTGGCGCTCATCTTCATGCCCGGCCGGGCGCCCGCCCAGTAG
- the ltrA gene encoding group II intron reverse transcriptase/maturase, producing the protein MDVLRRAWAGVCANRGAPGVDGTTVDAVESSGVDAFLQDLSQRLRAHTYRPSVLRRVQIPKPGRPGEFRPLSIPTVADRVVMTAAKLVMEPVFEAQFTEASYGFRPKRSAIDACEAVRVAANQRREWVFEADIRDCFGTIDHEALMAQVARRVVDRPMLKLIRAWLRMGVLVGGVTSPTGAGTPQGSPISPLLANIALHVLDEAWQNEGRRLGTLVRYCDDFVVLSPTKQRAEQARELAARVLERLGMRLHPEKTGIVCLTRGGQGFDFLGFHHRKMESWKWRGRYYLQRWPSARAMRVLRDKVRAATARSKTERPVSAVVADLNPVLRGWSAYFRNGNSGRKFNVVDGYVHERLAIFASAKHGLAGRNWTTRFTYGWITRLGVYRLTGNVHRATAHASR; encoded by the coding sequence ATGGACGTTCTGAGGCGGGCGTGGGCCGGTGTGTGCGCAAACCGGGGTGCCCCCGGCGTGGACGGTACGACCGTCGACGCGGTGGAATCCTCGGGGGTGGATGCATTCCTCCAAGACCTTTCGCAGAGACTGCGGGCGCATACGTATCGTCCGTCAGTGCTGCGACGGGTCCAGATTCCCAAACCGGGGCGGCCGGGGGAGTTCCGGCCGCTATCGATCCCCACCGTGGCGGACCGCGTGGTGATGACGGCTGCGAAACTGGTCATGGAACCAGTATTCGAGGCCCAGTTCACCGAGGCGAGCTATGGATTCAGGCCGAAGCGGTCCGCGATCGACGCGTGCGAGGCAGTGCGTGTCGCCGCGAACCAGCGGCGGGAGTGGGTGTTCGAGGCCGATATCCGCGACTGCTTCGGCACGATCGACCATGAGGCGCTGATGGCCCAAGTGGCGCGGCGTGTGGTGGACCGGCCGATGCTGAAGCTGATCCGGGCCTGGCTGCGGATGGGAGTCCTGGTGGGCGGGGTGACCTCGCCTACCGGGGCGGGAACCCCTCAGGGCTCACCGATTTCCCCATTGCTGGCAAATATCGCGCTGCACGTTCTCGACGAGGCGTGGCAGAACGAAGGTCGCCGGCTGGGGACGTTGGTGAGGTACTGCGATGATTTCGTAGTCCTGTCGCCGACCAAGCAACGGGCCGAACAGGCCCGTGAATTGGCGGCACGAGTTCTGGAACGGCTCGGGATGCGATTGCATCCTGAGAAGACCGGCATCGTCTGCCTCACCCGAGGCGGGCAGGGCTTCGACTTTCTCGGCTTCCACCACCGGAAGATGGAATCGTGGAAATGGCGGGGCAGGTACTACTTGCAACGCTGGCCCTCGGCCAGGGCGATGCGGGTACTGCGGGACAAAGTCCGTGCGGCGACCGCTCGTTCGAAGACTGAGCGGCCGGTATCCGCCGTGGTCGCCGATCTCAACCCGGTCCTGCGGGGCTGGTCGGCGTACTTCCGTAACGGGAACTCCGGACGGAAGTTCAACGTGGTCGACGGCTATGTCCACGAACGGCTGGCGATCTTTGCCAGCGCGAAACACGGACTTGCGGGCAGGAACTGGACCACCCGATTTACTTATGGGTGGATCACCCGGCTCGGTGTCTACCGCCTTACCGGAAACGTGCACAGGGCAACGGCGCATGCCAGCCGGTGA
- a CDS encoding ArsR/SmtB family transcription factor, translating to MSNTKVLPLLEPDAEAAAPCCPPLTERPLSAEEAERTAATFKALGDPVRLRLFSLVASHEGGEACVCDISDVGVSQPTVSHHLKKLKEAGLLASERRGTWVYYRVEPSVVAAMAQMLKIA from the coding sequence ATGTCGAATACGAAGGTTCTGCCGCTGCTCGAACCTGATGCTGAAGCCGCGGCGCCATGCTGCCCGCCGCTGACGGAGCGTCCGCTGAGTGCCGAGGAGGCGGAGCGGACAGCGGCGACGTTCAAGGCGCTCGGCGACCCGGTGCGGCTGCGGCTGTTCTCGCTGGTCGCCTCGCACGAAGGCGGCGAGGCGTGCGTGTGCGACATCTCCGACGTCGGCGTCTCCCAGCCGACTGTCTCCCACCACCTGAAGAAACTGAAGGAGGCCGGGCTGCTGGCCTCCGAGCGGCGCGGCACCTGGGTGTACTACCGAGTGGAGCCGTCGGTGGTGGCTGCCATGGCACAGATGCTGAAGATCGCCTGA
- a CDS encoding NAD(P)-binding domain-containing protein, translating into MTVPSNEGLTTGQLPVAVIGAGPIGLAAAAHLVERGVEPLVLEAGPAAAAAAREWSHIRLFSTWGEVTDLAAEKLLAPTGWTKPDAATYPSGGDWAEQYLQPLADALGDRVRYHTTVTGVSRAGRDRIVDADRESRPFVLHLTTADGEEERIFARAVIDASGTWTKPGPAGASGLPALGEKAAADRVTYRVPDLKDPAVRIRYAGKRTAVIGSGASAFTALATLADVAKDESGTHAVWVLRRGISGSTFGGGEADQLPARGALGLAAKAAVDNGYADAVTGFRTEAIERADDGRLILVGEDGRHLDPVDEVIVLTGFRPDLAFLSEIRLGLDERLQAPLDLAPLIDPNQHSCGTVYPHGHKELSHPEHGIYLVGMKSYGRAPTFLAMTGYEQVRSVTAAIAGDLESADRVELTLPETGVCGGAGIFDDPAAGQSDGGGCCTPAPQLVQLGIGAPTTAAVTKDSSSGGCC; encoded by the coding sequence GTGACTGTGCCTTCTAACGAGGGGCTCACCACCGGCCAACTGCCCGTCGCGGTCATCGGAGCCGGCCCCATCGGCCTGGCTGCCGCCGCCCACCTCGTCGAACGCGGCGTCGAGCCTCTGGTCCTGGAAGCCGGGCCGGCCGCGGCGGCCGCGGCGCGTGAGTGGAGCCACATCCGGCTGTTCTCCACCTGGGGCGAGGTCACTGACCTGGCCGCCGAGAAGCTCCTCGCTCCGACCGGCTGGACCAAGCCCGACGCGGCCACGTATCCCTCCGGTGGCGACTGGGCCGAGCAGTATCTGCAGCCGCTGGCCGACGCCCTGGGCGACCGTGTGCGCTACCACACCACGGTGACCGGGGTCTCGCGCGCCGGACGCGACCGCATCGTCGACGCCGACCGCGAAAGCCGGCCCTTCGTCCTGCACCTCACCACCGCCGATGGCGAGGAGGAGCGCATCTTCGCGCGCGCCGTCATTGACGCCTCCGGCACCTGGACCAAGCCCGGCCCGGCCGGGGCCAGCGGTCTGCCCGCCCTCGGAGAAAAGGCCGCCGCCGACCGCGTCACCTACCGCGTCCCCGACCTCAAGGACCCGGCCGTCCGCATTCGTTACGCGGGCAAGCGCACCGCCGTCATCGGCTCCGGCGCCTCCGCCTTCACCGCGTTGGCCACCCTCGCGGACGTCGCCAAGGACGAGTCGGGCACGCATGCGGTGTGGGTGCTGCGGCGTGGCATCAGTGGTTCCACGTTCGGCGGCGGCGAAGCCGACCAGCTGCCCGCCCGCGGCGCGCTGGGGCTGGCAGCGAAGGCCGCGGTCGACAACGGCTACGCCGACGCGGTCACCGGATTCCGCACCGAGGCCATCGAGCGGGCGGACGACGGACGGCTCATTCTGGTCGGCGAGGACGGCCGACACCTCGACCCGGTCGACGAGGTCATCGTCCTGACCGGCTTCCGCCCCGACCTCGCCTTCCTCTCCGAGATCCGCCTCGGTCTCGACGAACGCCTCCAGGCGCCCCTCGACCTGGCGCCGCTCATCGACCCCAACCAGCACTCCTGCGGCACCGTCTACCCGCACGGCCACAAGGAGCTGTCCCACCCCGAACACGGCATCTACCTGGTCGGCATGAAGTCCTACGGCCGCGCCCCCACCTTCCTGGCCATGACCGGTTACGAGCAGGTCCGATCCGTCACCGCCGCCATCGCAGGCGACCTCGAATCCGCCGACCGCGTCGAACTCACCCTCCCAGAAACAGGAGTGTGCGGAGGCGCAGGGATCTTCGACGACCCGGCAGCCGGGCAAAGTGACGGCGGAGGCTGCTGCACCCCGGCACCGCAACTCGTACAGCTCGGCATCGGCGCCCCCACCACGGCCGCCGTCACCAAGGACTCGTCGTCCGGTGGTTGCTGCTGA
- a CDS encoding ArsI/CadI family heavy metal resistance metalloenzyme, translating to MSRVQLALRVPDLQASIAFYSKLFGTKPAKLRDGYANFTIADPPLKLVLVKGAPGEDTRMDHLGVEVESSEAVHAATTRLADQGLATDVENDTTCCYALQDKVWVHGPGQEPWEVYVVKADADTLTKQRGSTCCAMA from the coding sequence ATGTCCCGAGTACAACTCGCCCTGCGCGTCCCCGACCTTCAGGCCTCGATCGCCTTCTACAGCAAGCTGTTCGGCACCAAGCCGGCAAAACTCCGCGACGGCTACGCCAACTTCACCATCGCCGACCCCCCGCTGAAGCTCGTCCTCGTCAAGGGCGCGCCGGGCGAGGACACGCGGATGGACCACCTCGGCGTCGAAGTCGAATCCTCCGAAGCCGTCCACGCCGCGACCACCCGCCTCGCCGACCAGGGCCTGGCGACGGACGTGGAGAACGACACTACCTGCTGCTACGCCCTCCAGGACAAGGTGTGGGTCCACGGCCCAGGCCAGGAACCATGGGAGGTGTACGTCGTCAAGGCCGACGCCGACACCCTGACCAAGCAGCGGGGCAGCACCTGCTGCGCCATGGCGTGA